Below is a window of Impatiens glandulifera chromosome 2, dImpGla2.1, whole genome shotgun sequence DNA.
ACCCTTCGACctgaatttgtttaatataaagtTGAGGAGGGTTCATTTGATAGTATTAGAAATTTAAGAGCTTATTAATCTATGAGTACAAAGTTCATGGGTTTATTTAACATTCTTCTCCAAAagtatattattacaatttatacGTATAAAAAGTGAGAAAATGGAATTCAAATTCTGCCGCTGTTTCTCTCGTGTTCTCTGCAGTACTGCAGATTGCAGAACGACAATGCAGATTCCCTTCGCTTCTCCCAAAACAaactctctctccctctctctcttactgtttaaagtcaaagaacctcGCGTTTGCCGAAATTTACTTCTTCGTTCCTGCTTAACAAGGTTCAGGTTCAAACCCTTCTCTGTAATGCTCATTTTCTGTTTCAATTTTGAATTATCAAACTGGGtttaccttttttttctttgtaatatCCCAGAATCATTTCGTTGAGGATTTGGGTGGATGGAAATGGAATGTCCAGTAAAGCCGCAACCTAAAGTTTCAAACTTGGCTGAGTTTGTGTTCAAGATCGTCAAAGCCTGCAGACTTAGAGCTGTAGGCTTTGTCTCTTCTGAAAAGACCGACGGCCCCGATGCTCAAACGACCCAAGACGTCAGCGATGATACGGACGAGGCAGAAACTATTGCGGAGAAAGTTCATCCACACCCGTTTGTCGAGTCGCATAATGAATCGGCTGAACGTTGCGATATTGTTGTCTCCAGGGTATTCGATGTAATGTCCGCTGTCAAATTGGCCTACGTTCAGCTTCAGAAGGCTCACATGCCGTATGACCCAGATAAAATAAAGGCTGCAGATGAGCTTGTTGTGTCTCATCTTGAGTTACTATGCAAGATTAAGCGATCTTTCAAGGAGAAGAAGCAATTGAAACATGTTAAATCTCTATCTTGTAGCTCTGAACTTTTATCCACAGAGATTCAGGCTCACAAGAGTCAATTAGAGAATTTGAAATCCCTGGTCGGTATTAAAAGGAGCGAGGTACTTCGTTTGCAGAAGGAACTTACTAGTTTGGAATTGAAGAACAGAAACCTATACGATGAAGCTAAGAAAAGTCGAAATTCCTGTCAACTTGAAGGTATCGTTGATGCAACTGCTATGGCAATTCATAATTTTGCAAAACCGGTAATAAATTTGATGAAAGTTTCAGGGTGGGATCTTGACAGAGCCGCTGAAGCTATTGAGAGTTCAGCAGCTTACTCAAAGAGATCCCACAAAAAGTATGCCTTTGAAGCTTACATTACCCGGAGGATGTTTTCCGGGACAAAGATAACTGACACTAATTCCTGCGATATAGATTGCATATCGAGATTTGAGGATCCTATGGAAGCTTTGTTTATGGATCCACATTCTAGTTTCGGCAAATTCTGCTTAACAAAATATCTTGTAGTCGTTCAGCCAATTCTCGAGACAACTTTCTTTGGGAATTTGGATCATAGGACATTTGTGTCTTGTGGAATACATCCTAGGACACCATTTTATCAAGCTTTTGTTAAAATGGCAATGTGGGTATGGGTCCTTCTAGTTACTTCCACCACCCAATCTAGGCCCAAGGCCGAGATGTATGTAGTCAAGAGAGGAAGCGAATTCTCAGAAGCTTATATGGAGCCAGTGGAGGGACTAGGAAAGGAAAATACATCAACAAAGGTTGAGTTCATGGTCATGCCTGGTTTTATAATTGGAAAGAGATTAATCAAAGCTCGGGTTTATTTAAAAGGAACCAAACTAGACAATTAGCCCTTTGCTAATTGGTAATCGagaaatttcatttcatttcatttgtttTCTCCTTTTTAATGGAAGTTTTTGCCTGTGCTACTAAGTTGTTCTGCTTAGTATTTAAAGCAAAAGCTTCAAGCTTATGTTCTTAGTTAGGTGTTTGATGAATATAAGTAAGCATCTCACTTAAAATAGGTTAGTTAAGAGCTTGGTTATTAGAAGTGTAGTTACAATCTGTAATGTTGTAGACTTAAATTGGGTTAAATCCACAATATCTTATTAGCTTAGACGTTTTCTATTTACAATATCTTACAAGTTCTTTACACCAATTTAAACAGGTTACCGCAATAAACCTAACAGAATCAATCCCAAAAACTCCAAAATATATACATGTCCATATGCTTGATAGTATCCACTTTTGAAACCTCTTCTCCTTTTTAtgcccttcttcttcttccatggtCATTTGACATCCTGCCTGAAACTTTGTAAGGCGACTGAAAACCGATTTCTTCCACATCCTCAGCTGTTTTAGACAGACGTAATTTGTTCACCTCTTCCACCAATGAACGATGCAGCAACTGGCTACGCATGTCAACTAGGGATCTATTCCTCATCAATGTACGATTATATATTTCCCTTGAACTGACATTTCCTCCACTACCAAATCTTGTATAATCAAACCGGCCATCTGCAGgaaattttttatgtttgtatTCATTATGTAAATTGAGATAAAAAGTTGATGGAtggatgatatatatatataccttcaAGCCAATCGTAGCTTCCATTTCTTTGGTTCCTTTGGTGGGAGGCAGTTGAGGGCGACATAGATGAATGCGACGAGAAGGAATTGCTGCAGAGATTATTATCCTGTTTATTGTAATCCTCCTCCCATTTCCAATCTGGGACAAGAACTGCTATCTCCCCATCAATCATGTTGGCAATTTCATAGGGCTCCCAATCATGAATATCTAGTTCTCTCACCATTTCAGTCGCAACCTCTAATGGTGTGTCGTTTACGATATCAAAGGGGAAAAATACATTCCTGGCAGATCCTTCCACGCCTAGAATATAAATTCTTAAGATGATTTTTCACGCAAAAATTCAAGTTAATGACTACAATTAACAACAGAAACTCTACCTGCGAGGCCATGAATTGACagaaattatcatttttctttttacaaTTATGTAAAATCACAAAAGTATTTAGAAGCTTTTTGAAATCCtaccttcttcttcatcaacaaTCATCTGCACCTTGAGAAAGATGGTGTCATCTTCAGAATTTAGCTTCCCAGTCACAGTCATGTTGGTTCTGGATGTGTTGTTTTCAGTGAGTTGCAGAAGCTCACGATCAATAAgtatattatcatttataattgGTTTCTGAATCCCTTTCTTCTTTACATGCAACATCTCATCCTTTGTAGAAGCAAGAAAAGGATCTAGCAATAACTCTCTTGCCGATACTCGGTTTGGAGCATTCTCCAAACACCTGCCAATGAATCGTTGCACTTCTGCATCTTCAACCTTGTAGAATGCCTTGGGAAGCTTCCcctttaaaagaaaacaaagaatGTCAAATCTGATATTTTTCCTAAATCAAAGATTTGGCATTTCTTACCGATGTCACTTTCTTGTAAATTTGTGCTGGATTTGTACATTCACTGTATGGGTATTCTGATGTGAACAGTTCCAGAACACACATACCAAACGAGTAAACATCAACAAGTTCATTGTAGCTCTCATCGTAAAGTTCAGGTGCCATGAACTCAGGTGTGCCTAACATAATATGGAAATTGACAACATTAATCCATTTTTAACGATAGAGTGATTGAATGTCCCAAATTGCCCAAGTATATTACACAAATTAAGGTGGCTATTTAAGAAACATATATACCTATAACACTGTGTGCAGTATGAGAACTGCGAAGAATCGCAGCCAAGCCAAAATCACCAAGCTTGACTTGGCCAAGATGACCATTGACAAAGATGTTATCGCACTTGAGGTCTCTATGTATCACAGGAGGATCGTGATCATGCAAGTAAACCAAGCCATCGAGAATTTGACGAGCCCATATCTTAATAGCATGAACGTCCACTCGCTTATATTTTTTCCTATACCTGCAACAACAACAAAACTATATAgaaatattgttaaaaaaaatcaaatttggctAAGTTGAGGTGTAATTACTGTCTGAGATTGCCGGAAGTAAACAATTCGGTTATGAAGTTGAAGGTGAGATGGTCAACATCAATCCAGGACGTATAGAATCGCATGATGGAGCCATGATCCAGTGTGCTGAGAAGGTGAACCTCAGAGTAGAGCCGCTGCAAGTCCTCTTGTGATTGGAGCATATCATTGAGGTTTACCTGGCTCCATGCCACTTCAATTCCAAGAAACTCATCAAAAGCTTTATAAACAGTTTTCATTGCTCCCTTTCCAAGAATTTCGTCAAACTGCATGTCCATTCACCAACCAACACAAGGGGATTATTGGCAAGAAAGCAAAAGAATCAACTTTtgtaaaaattagaaataacccATTTTGGATGAACTATCCATCATACTATATCCAAagttcatatattatttagtaatctCAATTGTTAATTCGTGTTTACAAGAGATTATGTAGCTTAAGCAAATTGATTTGTGGTATGAACCCttgtgaaataaaatcaaattatgaaTGTGGTCCATGTTTGAGTTTGACAATGCTTTTATGCTATTTAATAATTGCAATATTGTGGCCATGGTGAGATTTTAAAAAACTGATTATTTGGTCCCCATTTGGATTCCCCACCTAACAAATGGGGTCTGAGAATGCTAAACAGATTGTATTTCATATCAATACAAATGGTCaactataatataaaatatcaagGGATCTAACTAAaggaataaataattatagatgATTAAATCAAACATGAAGACTTGCATttgatcaattattttcaagatGATATCATCATATTTATCAAACATATCTAATGGAAATTAAACTAATTGAAAACAAAACATTATCTAAAAATGATCCATCCAAGACTTGATCAAATAATCGTGAGCATATGTAGATTAAGGAGACTTACACGGCAATATCGAGCCGTTGGATCAATCTCAGCATAACCATGATCATCAATCTTTCCTACTCCTCCTTCTCTTTGCATAGTGGACAATTATGGATTGTATTTGTTGTATGAACAACACTTGtagtatgtatgtatgtatgtatttaCAGCAGAAGACAGCAAACAAATCTTGAAAAACAAGAGAAAAAACAGATGAAGAAAAGTTGTTGCTAAATCCGAGGCTTGCCCTCGTGGTTTTCGTAGGAGAAGACGCCGTAGAGAAGCCAGAAGAGCCTGGAATAGACGAGTTTTAGCGTGATCCAACCCATTTCGATAACCGACCGAGAGAAGTAGAAGTCGTGGTCTTTGGCCAACATTTGATTggaagaaaatagaaaaaaggATGAATCGGATTGATTTGACTTGAAAACGTTGGGAtaagaaggaggaggagaagaagaaaagaagaatttgctttgggtggtgggtggtggGGATATtctcaatttgaaagaaaaaagcACACAAAGAGATGAGCTAGCTAGCTTTAAAGGAAGATGCTCATCATCATCAACTGTGACAGAACAGAGGACCTGAATTTGAAGAATCTATGTCTACGCTCCGGCACCGCCATTTGTGGGTTTAAGGTAAAACACGACCGCTGGTTATAAAATGATATGCTTCGGATTGATTTTTGTAGAGACAGAAAGAAAAAATGAGAAGAAGTTTGTATTTATTGttggaaagaaagagagaggGCTTACGTGGAGTAGGACGTCCACCGTCTTTTGCTGGGCGTCACTGCCGCCTCTCATGAAACCGACGTTAATCCGGCGGTCACGTTTGACTTGCAATTTAGAACTGTTTGGTTTAAATCTTAGCATTTAATGGATCAATCCAAAATACTAATATAGATTAGCTATTTCGTTTTCTATGttgaattgaataaaatatagattaaattatgattatctaaattatccaaataaatatatatttttatttttatttttctctagaTTATACTTAGGAGTTCAAGCCCAGTTTGAGctcaactaaattaaatatttattaactcgATTCGAACTCTCgaacaattttataaatttgagttcgagctcgattCTATTATTAACTACTCGACTcaaattttttgaataaaattaaattttcaaacatttatgtagaaaaagtatttatttaaaattttatgttttaatattaatatatatatatatattatttattatcaaattctAAAAAGTTCGACTCGAAATTGATCAAAGTTAAACTCAAGTCAAACTTTAACCGAGCTCGCGAGTGATTCACGAGCAACTTGACGTCCTAATTTTATCTCActacaaaacaaaaattttacccaagcaattttttattataatttctatttaattaaaattatttcactaattaaatttcatttaaaaaaaattaatttattgactatattcttttataattatagttataataaaataatattattaaaaagttttaaatttaacaatattttttttttgttattgaatCAATtggtttataaaaattataaataaaaaaaataagtgattgagatatataaaaatgttaaacttaaactatattcaatctgtaataattaatataataatttaaattactcATTTGATAACTATAATTTGAactatattgatttatttattggCTCACCTTTAATGCCAAgctatatcaaaattttatgctaaacatttaaattattcttttttaaatcaatGAGGCCCTTTGTTCCATTTGAATTGGGTTATTCAAACATCATCTCACTtttcatttcttaattatattacttaatttaataattaaaatattatatattttaagtattcttaacaatatatatatatatatatatatatatatatatatatatatatatataccatgttttatttttgctgcaaacaaaatatattttataagaaacgGAATATAAGAAATTCCGAATTCAGATCGCATCAGTGTAGCAGCTGTAGCTAGACTATACTTGAGCATAGGGCCGTAGGAccgaataaaataaattaatgaggAAGGCCCATTGTCTTTATTTGCCATTTAAGTGAAGGCCCATTACCATTTATTTGATGTGAAATGtgccagaaaaaaaaaaaacagataaaATTTGGGTTGGATGGTCTTGGCATGTAaattagggcttgtttgatctggtgttaattaaaagaaaaaaattattatttttgggagacagaggtttgataaaaatagcaatttgtttgaataaaatgacattcatatttcaaattataaaaattaaaataattatatttttatattttagttgatgattgtAATATTTAGATggaagttaatatttatttaataatagcttaaggatgacaatttttttgggtcaaatgctctaaaatttatttatttttgttggaaaataatattaatattcactGTTTTTCTTTAACTATTTATTATGTTTCTGTGTTATTCTTATCAATCTTCACAAATATAAATAAGGATAATGTtgaaatagagagaaaaaatataaatattaagttaaatttataaaaaaaagttaataaaacaataataattattataatattattaaaatattttaaatatattgttgcatattataaacaaataatagaTAATTTGAAAAGGAAACAATTGTTGggataatttaaaaagttgtcCCACAAAAAAGTGTATGCCTAGGAAGGAAAAGTTGGCAACACCAAAAAGCTTTCTCTTAAACTATAAGAGGAGAACATTTATTGAACATGTTGAATTACTCATACAATATTTGTAATAAAGACAAATCTATGTTAAAAAATGTGTAaagtttctaatttttttaaacctttttaactatatatttctctaatttcaaaaatagacaaaaatatacattattgaTCTACccgttttattcataatttctcaaaaaaattcaaactcaccacaatttatttttaaatccacCGTAACTTCAAATCTTAGATTCGCCACTAGACaagaaaatagaaatataaagGTGAAAAAAACTCATTATAGTTGAATAAAACTTTCATCTCAATTAAAAACATTTGTGACAAGTTGAAAATGAGTGTGTGCAGAATATAACACGACATAACTGGAAGTGATAGCAAAACAGAGAAAAACTATAAAAAGAATTGATGCCAATAAAACAATCAtcttaatttatgaaataaaaaaacaaaataactaaCTATAAAGAAAATCTCACTAACAAAAACTTTAACctattacttataaaataaaccATATGACATCACTTGGTAAATAACTATCTAAAACAACAacttaaaataacattttttttttcttagagaAAGGGTCAATAATGAAATAGATGTGGATGGAAAGAAATActcaacaaagagaaaaacatctattttgaaatttgtattaTGACAAAGAACCAGAAGAAAACAAActaagaaatttaatttaatttaatttattattctaactTATCCTaaaagtaaacaaaataaagaagaagTGATTTATAAATGTCAAATGACTTTTTCATAAAAAGTTACCCCcaataaaaaattgtttcacTTTGGCCATACTAAAAAATGTGACAAAATTATGTTGTTTGGTTGCTCATGAGATATTATTTGCTTAATGATATGAGTAGGtgctattttttaattttatttttgctctgttaatttattgttaaagtGGATTAGAAATGtgacatgtttttttaaatgttcaaaCTCATAAACTTGTGATAATGAGCCTCAAATGTGATGAAGAC
It encodes the following:
- the LOC124927436 gene encoding protein GRAVITROPIC IN THE LIGHT 1; protein product: MEMECPVKPQPKVSNLAEFVFKIVKACRLRAVGFVSSEKTDGPDAQTTQDVSDDTDEAETIAEKVHPHPFVESHNESAERCDIVVSRVFDVMSAVKLAYVQLQKAHMPYDPDKIKAADELVVSHLELLCKIKRSFKEKKQLKHVKSLSCSSELLSTEIQAHKSQLENLKSLVGIKRSEVLRLQKELTSLELKNRNLYDEAKKSRNSCQLEGIVDATAMAIHNFAKPVINLMKVSGWDLDRAAEAIESSAAYSKRSHKKYAFEAYITRRMFSGTKITDTNSCDIDCISRFEDPMEALFMDPHSSFGKFCLTKYLVVVQPILETTFFGNLDHRTFVSCGIHPRTPFYQAFVKMAMWVWVLLVTSTTQSRPKAEMYVVKRGSEFSEAYMEPVEGLGKENTSTKVEFMVMPGFIIGKRLIKARVYLKGTKLDN
- the LOC124927434 gene encoding probable serine/threonine-protein kinase WNK4, whose amino-acid sequence is MQREGGVGKIDDHGYAEIDPTARYCRFDEILGKGAMKTVYKAFDEFLGIEVAWSQVNLNDMLQSQEDLQRLYSEVHLLSTLDHGSIMRFYTSWIDVDHLTFNFITELFTSGNLRQYRKKYKRVDVHAIKIWARQILDGLVYLHDHDPPVIHRDLKCDNIFVNGHLGQVKLGDFGLAAILRSSHTAHSVIGTPEFMAPELYDESYNELVDVYSFGMCVLELFTSEYPYSECTNPAQIYKKVTSGKLPKAFYKVEDAEVQRFIGRCLENAPNRVSARELLLDPFLASTKDEMLHVKKKGIQKPIINDNILIDRELLQLTENNTSRTNMTVTGKLNSEDDTIFLKVQMIVDEEEGVEGSARNVFFPFDIVNDTPLEVATEMVRELDIHDWEPYEIANMIDGEIAVLVPDWKWEEDYNKQDNNLCSNSFSSHSSMSPSTASHQRNQRNGSYDWLEDGRFDYTRFGSGGNVSSREIYNRTLMRNRSLVDMRSQLLHRSLVEEVNKLRLSKTAEDVEEIGFQSPYKVSGRMSNDHGRRRRA